One Polynucleobacter sp. MG-5-Ahmo-C2 genomic window carries:
- a CDS encoding DUF3460 family protein, with protein MARYQSEFTQFLNELKSEKPNLEAEQQAGRALLWDKEPLTVEDQRRAKAAKLKQRAYVYSND; from the coding sequence ATGGCAAGATATCAATCCGAATTCACCCAGTTCTTAAATGAACTTAAATCCGAGAAACCTAATCTCGAGGCGGAGCAGCAAGCTGGCCGCGCCCTCTTATGGGATAAGGAACCCCTCACCGTTGAGGACCAGCGCCGTGCTAAGGCCGCCAAATTAAAACAACGCGCTTACGTTTATTCGAATGACTGA
- a CDS encoding PAS domain S-box protein: MNTSVDLHQLVECVGDAIVVADANEKIVLWNPAATRIFGYSEAEALGKTLDLIVPERQRQTHKEGYSKSMETGTTRYGTSLLKVPAKHQDGSTLSIAFTVGMLFDGSQKANGVVAIIRDETQRFAEERALKKRISDLENPDS; the protein is encoded by the coding sequence ATGAATACAAGTGTAGATTTGCATCAGTTGGTAGAGTGTGTTGGTGATGCGATTGTCGTAGCGGATGCCAATGAAAAAATTGTATTGTGGAACCCTGCTGCCACACGAATCTTTGGTTACTCAGAAGCGGAGGCGCTCGGCAAGACTTTAGATTTGATTGTTCCTGAACGTCAACGTCAAACGCACAAGGAAGGCTATAGCAAGTCTATGGAGACCGGCACCACCCGCTATGGCACTTCCTTGTTGAAGGTGCCAGCCAAACATCAAGATGGCAGCACACTATCGATTGCATTTACCGTCGGCATGCTTTTTGATGGCAGTCAGAAGGCAAATGGAGTGGTGGCTATCATTCGGGATGAAACACAGCGTTTTGCGGAAGAGAGGGCGCTCAAAAAGCGAATCTCCGATCTTGAAAACCCCGATTCATAG
- the panC gene encoding pantoate--beta-alanine ligase, with protein sequence MKIISDIQELRDHLRGQNRASFVPTMGNLHEGHLSLMRLARQHGDPVVASIFVNRLQFGPNEDFDSYPRTMQADIEKLEKEGVYILFAPTERDLYPQPQEYRVDPPQQLGDILEGEFRPGFFKGVCTVVLKLFSCVQPKVAVFGKKDYQQLMIIRQMAKQFALPVDIVPGETIRADDGLALSSRNGYLSSEERAEAPELMKALKEVRQRVLDLSARDAKSLSEIEKVAVASLAGRGWNPDYIAIRQQSDLAPASNESLEAGEPLVILTAAKLGKTRLIDNLEI encoded by the coding sequence ATGAAAATTATTAGCGACATTCAGGAGTTGCGTGACCACCTGCGTGGCCAAAACCGTGCTTCATTTGTGCCAACGATGGGTAATTTGCACGAAGGTCATTTATCGCTCATGCGCCTTGCAAGGCAACATGGAGATCCAGTAGTTGCCAGCATCTTCGTTAATCGTTTGCAATTTGGTCCAAACGAAGACTTTGATAGCTACCCACGCACTATGCAAGCGGATATTGAGAAGCTTGAAAAGGAAGGTGTGTATATTCTATTTGCGCCTACTGAGCGCGATCTCTACCCACAACCTCAAGAGTACCGCGTTGACCCACCTCAGCAACTTGGTGACATCCTTGAAGGTGAATTCCGACCCGGCTTCTTTAAAGGCGTGTGTACAGTTGTACTAAAACTTTTTTCCTGCGTGCAGCCCAAGGTTGCAGTATTTGGTAAAAAAGATTATCAACAGCTGATGATTATTCGTCAGATGGCCAAACAATTTGCTTTGCCTGTAGACATCGTTCCTGGCGAAACCATTCGTGCTGATGATGGCCTAGCCCTTTCCTCCCGTAATGGCTATCTCTCATCCGAAGAACGAGCAGAGGCACCTGAACTGATGAAAGCATTAAAAGAGGTGCGCCAACGGGTACTCGATTTAAGTGCGCGGGATGCAAAATCTCTTTCTGAAATTGAAAAAGTTGCCGTTGCATCGCTTGCTGGGCGTGGCTGGAATCCAGATTACATTGCCATTCGTCAGCAGAGTGATTTAGCTCCAGCCTCCAATGAAAGCCTTGAGGCCGGTGAGCCACTCGTGATTCTCACTGCAGCAAAGCTTGGTAAAACCCGCTTAATTGATAATCTAGAGATTTAA
- a CDS encoding formate dehydrogenase accessory sulfurtransferase FdhD yields the protein MVVKPNIQMSSASVPLVHEVEILDEAGRKKLTHIPGERSLTIYLDKREVVTLMTLGSAPEALVLGYLRNQRLVQSPDDIESIQVDWETDSAAVKTRRSTVDIDALTSKRVVTTGCGQGTMFGGLMEEISEIALPEGPKLSQEAIVTLIDAIRVHDSIYKQSGSVHACAVFERDGDDGVKLLHFIEDVGRHNAVDSISGLMWLANKPGKDLIFFTTGRLTSEMVIKGAQMGVPFLLTRSGVTLMGLELARKTNLTILSRCSGKHFEIYNAPERVIFT from the coding sequence ATGGTCGTAAAACCCAATATTCAGATGTCTAGCGCCTCGGTGCCCTTGGTGCACGAGGTGGAGATATTGGATGAGGCGGGCAGGAAAAAGCTAACCCATATTCCCGGGGAGCGCTCGTTGACGATCTACTTAGATAAGCGCGAAGTCGTTACTTTGATGACCCTCGGAAGCGCTCCTGAGGCTTTGGTACTGGGGTATTTACGCAATCAGCGTTTGGTGCAGTCGCCGGATGATATCGAAAGCATCCAGGTTGACTGGGAGACAGATTCTGCTGCAGTCAAGACTCGCCGCAGCACTGTGGATATTGATGCCTTAACAAGCAAGCGGGTTGTGACTACTGGGTGTGGTCAGGGCACAATGTTTGGTGGCCTAATGGAGGAGATATCCGAAATCGCCCTTCCAGAGGGGCCCAAACTGTCTCAAGAGGCAATCGTTACCTTAATTGATGCGATTCGGGTTCACGATTCGATTTACAAGCAGTCTGGATCTGTACATGCCTGCGCAGTATTTGAGAGGGATGGTGATGATGGCGTGAAACTCCTCCACTTTATTGAGGATGTAGGTCGCCACAACGCAGTCGACTCCATTTCTGGTTTGATGTGGTTAGCCAATAAGCCAGGCAAAGATTTGATCTTCTTTACTACTGGCCGCTTAACTTCTGAGATGGTTATTAAGGGGGCTCAGATGGGCGTTCCTTTTCTCCTAACCCGCTCAGGGGTCACCCTGATGGGTTTAGAGTTAGCTCGTAAAACCAATCTCACCATTTTGTCTCGTTGCTCTGGAAAACACTTTGAGATTTATAACGCCCCTGAGCGGGTGATTTTTACCTAA
- a CDS encoding methionyl-tRNA formyltransferase yields the protein MRVALIGSADFGKATLEAFLDRGDEVVAVFCPPDNPKSTKPEVLKEAALARGLTPLQFASLKSPEAAQAMIDSNADICVMAYVLQFVPQELCKIPEHGTIQYHPSLLPKYRGPSAINWAIALGEDKTGLTIFRPSDGLDEGEVILQKEVVIGPDDTLGKIYFDHLFPVGVKALMEAADLVVSGKHQEVVQDESKANYEGWFDGNAAQIHWSTHISQIYNLIRACNPAPGAWTKFGEQKVQIYDCHKHVAATFSAVKGKPGEVTQITLDSFFITCHGGQIEVLKAKGISGKVTGAELAKELNLQVGQFFGL from the coding sequence ATGCGGGTTGCCTTGATTGGGAGTGCTGACTTTGGTAAAGCTACATTGGAAGCTTTTTTAGATCGTGGCGATGAAGTCGTTGCCGTTTTCTGCCCGCCAGATAATCCCAAATCAACTAAGCCAGAAGTCCTTAAAGAGGCAGCTTTAGCGAGAGGCTTAACGCCCTTGCAGTTTGCTTCCTTAAAGAGTCCTGAGGCTGCTCAGGCCATGATCGATAGCAATGCTGATATTTGTGTCATGGCGTATGTATTGCAGTTTGTGCCGCAAGAGCTCTGCAAAATTCCGGAGCACGGCACGATTCAATATCACCCATCGCTCTTACCAAAATATCGCGGCCCTAGCGCTATTAATTGGGCGATTGCATTAGGCGAAGATAAAACTGGCCTAACCATTTTCCGACCATCCGATGGCTTGGATGAGGGCGAAGTCATTTTGCAAAAAGAAGTGGTGATTGGCCCTGATGACACTTTAGGCAAGATCTACTTCGACCATCTATTTCCGGTAGGCGTCAAAGCCCTCATGGAGGCTGCCGACTTGGTGGTTTCAGGTAAGCACCAAGAAGTCGTTCAAGATGAATCCAAGGCCAACTATGAGGGCTGGTTTGATGGCAATGCCGCGCAGATTCATTGGTCGACACATATTAGTCAAATCTATAACTTGATTCGTGCCTGCAACCCTGCTCCTGGTGCATGGACGAAATTTGGCGAGCAAAAGGTGCAGATCTACGATTGTCATAAGCACGTAGCTGCTACCTTCAGTGCAGTCAAAGGCAAACCTGGTGAGGTAACACAAATCACCTTAGATTCATTCTTCATTACCTGCCATGGTGGGCAAATCGAAGTTCTCAAGGCGAAGGGTATCTCGGGAAAAGTGACTGGCGCTGAATTGGCGAAAGAATTGAATCTACAAGTAGGGCAGTTCTTCGGGCTCTAA
- a CDS encoding ScpA family protein, with translation MTEPSTQPISDLLDSTPSVTDGMSEAFAKLYGEPLFKLPTDLYIPPDALEVFLEAFEGPLDLLLYLIRKQNFNVLDIPMAQVTQQYLSYIDQIRHSNLELAAEYLLMAAMLIEIKSRMLLPMKKADSEEEVEDPRAELVRRLLEYERMKLAAQELDQIPQQGRDFQVAHGFVDTTVAITWPEVNLEDLQMAWRDVLHRAKLNQHHTITREELSVRDFMTRILRRLQSTRFIEFGELFEDAIKSGKGIPVVIVNFIAMLELSREALVEITQAEPYAPIYVRLAYTPVA, from the coding sequence ATGACTGAGCCAAGTACTCAGCCAATATCCGACTTACTAGATAGCACCCCGTCAGTAACTGATGGGATGTCGGAAGCATTTGCCAAACTCTATGGCGAGCCTCTCTTCAAGCTTCCTACTGATCTCTATATTCCGCCGGATGCATTAGAAGTTTTTCTAGAAGCATTTGAAGGTCCTTTAGATCTGTTGTTGTATCTGATTCGTAAACAGAATTTCAACGTACTTGATATTCCAATGGCTCAGGTTACTCAACAGTACTTGAGCTATATCGATCAAATTCGCCATTCAAACCTTGAGCTTGCCGCAGAGTATTTATTGATGGCAGCGATGTTGATTGAGATTAAATCTCGCATGCTGCTACCAATGAAGAAGGCAGATAGCGAAGAGGAAGTGGAAGATCCACGCGCAGAATTAGTTCGTCGTCTCCTAGAGTATGAGCGCATGAAACTTGCAGCCCAAGAACTGGATCAAATTCCACAACAAGGCCGTGACTTTCAAGTAGCGCATGGTTTTGTAGACACCACTGTTGCCATCACATGGCCAGAAGTGAACTTAGAAGACCTGCAGATGGCTTGGCGTGATGTTTTACACCGCGCTAAGCTTAATCAACATCACACCATTACTCGTGAAGAACTCTCTGTCCGTGACTTTATGACTCGTATTCTGCGTCGTTTGCAAAGCACGCGTTTCATCGAGTTTGGTGAGTTATTTGAAGATGCCATTAAGTCTGGGAAAGGCATCCCTGTTGTGATCGTCAATTTCATCGCGATGTTAGAACTCTCACGCGAAGCCTTAGTAGAAATTACTCAAGCTGAGCCCTACGCCCCAATTTACGTTCGACTGGCCTACACACCCGTTGCATGA
- the dcd gene encoding dCTP deaminase has translation MTIKSDHWIRRMGEQGMISPFEPGQIRQDAAGNKIVSYGTSSYGYDIRCADEFKIFTNINSTIVDPKNFDEQSFVDFKGDVCIIPPNSFALARTVEYFKIPRSVLTVCVGKSTYARCGIIVNVTPFEPEWEGYVTLEFSNTTPLPAKIYAGEGCAQVLFFESDEVCGTSYKDRGGKYQGQRGVTLPKT, from the coding sequence ATGACTATTAAATCTGACCACTGGATCCGCCGCATGGGTGAACAAGGCATGATCAGCCCGTTCGAGCCTGGACAAATTCGTCAAGACGCTGCTGGCAACAAAATCGTGAGTTATGGCACATCAAGCTATGGCTATGACATTCGGTGCGCAGACGAATTCAAAATCTTCACCAACATCAACAGTACGATTGTTGACCCGAAGAACTTCGATGAGCAATCTTTCGTTGATTTCAAGGGTGATGTTTGTATCATCCCTCCAAATTCATTTGCGTTAGCAAGGACTGTTGAGTATTTCAAGATTCCACGCAGTGTATTAACGGTTTGCGTTGGTAAGAGTACGTACGCTCGTTGCGGCATTATTGTGAACGTCACTCCATTCGAGCCTGAGTGGGAGGGTTATGTCACTTTAGAGTTTTCAAACACCACGCCGTTACCTGCAAAGATTTATGCTGGCGAGGGATGCGCACAAGTTCTCTTCTTTGAGAGCGATGAGGTCTGCGGTACATCATATAAAGATCGTGGCGGTAAGTATCAAGGTCAGCGGGGCGTGACCCTGCCTAAGACCTAA
- the frc gene encoding formyl-CoA transferase, whose amino-acid sequence MAKALEGVKILDFTHVQSGPTCTQLLAWFGADVIKVEKSGEGDATRGQLRDIPDADSLYFTMLNHNKRSITVNTKTQKGKEILERLIKECDVLVENFAPGALDRMGFSWERIQELNPMMIMASVKGFGPGPYEHCKVYENVAQCAGGSASTTGFDDGPPMVTGAQIGDSGTGLHLALGIVTALYQRTHSGRGQKVLAAMQDAVLNLCRVKLRDQQRLERVGLMQEYPQFPNGEFGDAVPRAGNASGGGQPGWIVKCKGWETDPNSYIYVVVQAPVWEAICKVIGHEDWITDVRFASPMARLPHLMEIFGEIEKWTMTLTKFEVMDTLNKYDVPCGPILSMKEIAEEPALRATGTVVEVDHPIRGKYLTVGNPIKMSDSPTEVTRSPLLGEHTDEILSELGYSTDELIALRHDKVI is encoded by the coding sequence ATGGCAAAAGCACTAGAAGGGGTCAAAATCCTCGACTTTACGCACGTTCAATCTGGACCAACCTGTACTCAGTTGCTGGCTTGGTTTGGTGCAGATGTGATCAAGGTAGAAAAATCAGGCGAAGGGGATGCTACACGCGGTCAACTCCGCGACATTCCGGATGCAGATAGTTTGTATTTCACAATGCTCAATCACAACAAGCGTTCCATTACTGTCAATACCAAAACCCAAAAGGGTAAAGAAATTTTGGAACGTTTGATTAAAGAGTGTGATGTTCTGGTGGAAAACTTTGCACCAGGCGCACTGGATCGCATGGGTTTTTCTTGGGAGCGCATTCAAGAACTCAATCCGATGATGATCATGGCCTCTGTAAAAGGTTTTGGTCCCGGCCCATATGAACATTGCAAAGTGTATGAGAACGTAGCGCAATGTGCTGGTGGCTCCGCTTCGACAACGGGTTTTGATGATGGGCCTCCCATGGTAACTGGCGCCCAAATTGGTGATAGCGGCACTGGCTTACATTTGGCATTAGGCATCGTCACTGCACTTTACCAGCGCACCCATTCTGGTCGTGGTCAAAAAGTATTAGCAGCTATGCAAGATGCGGTACTGAACTTGTGTCGTGTGAAATTACGTGATCAACAGCGTCTTGAGCGCGTAGGTTTGATGCAAGAGTACCCACAATTCCCGAACGGTGAGTTTGGTGACGCTGTACCCCGCGCCGGTAATGCCTCTGGCGGTGGTCAGCCTGGTTGGATTGTGAAGTGTAAGGGCTGGGAAACTGACCCCAACTCATATATCTATGTCGTGGTGCAAGCCCCAGTGTGGGAGGCGATTTGCAAAGTCATTGGTCATGAAGATTGGATTACTGATGTGCGCTTCGCATCCCCAATGGCACGCTTGCCACATTTGATGGAGATTTTTGGCGAGATTGAAAAATGGACCATGACGTTGACGAAGTTCGAGGTCATGGATACATTGAATAAGTACGACGTTCCATGCGGCCCAATTCTTTCTATGAAAGAGATTGCTGAAGAGCCTGCCTTGCGCGCAACTGGTACGGTGGTTGAGGTCGATCATCCAATTCGCGGCAAGTATCTGACTGTTGGCAACCCCATTAAGATGTCTGATAGCCCAACGGAGGTAACTCGTTCACCATTGCTTGGTGAGCATACTGATGAGATTCTCAGTGAGTTAGGTTATTCCACAGATGAATTGATTGCTCTTCGTCACGATAAGGTTATCTAA
- a CDS encoding ion channel, whose protein sequence is MRKFLFNRRPARIDLDEYRATLTRSEVARPENNFYHWLLGTSWASFMLLVVLVYLGTNLVFAFAYLACGDGAITHAQSGSLLDVFFFSVQTMATIGYGRMTPVGSWPNAIVTFEAFFGIVYSALTTGLAFARFTRPTAGVRFSKVAVVGNHDGIKTLKFRVANDRSSHIVEAQLRLWLIAESMTSEGERYRRSVELALHRSESPVFSLTWTAMHSVDETSALNDYLGNSALNGRWHLLITFTGYHESLANQVYARHVYLPRDVQQNATFVDIVTVSSDGGRIIDLSNFEQWVPNASDRIAGEFL, encoded by the coding sequence GTGCGTAAATTTCTTTTCAATCGTCGCCCCGCGCGTATTGACTTAGATGAATATCGTGCCACCCTTACGCGCTCGGAAGTAGCGCGCCCCGAAAACAATTTTTATCATTGGCTTCTAGGCACCAGCTGGGCAAGCTTTATGCTGCTGGTGGTCTTGGTGTATCTGGGCACCAATCTTGTATTTGCATTTGCATATCTTGCTTGTGGCGATGGGGCAATTACCCACGCTCAGTCTGGATCGCTCTTAGATGTTTTTTTCTTTAGCGTGCAGACCATGGCGACGATTGGTTATGGGCGTATGACGCCAGTTGGTTCTTGGCCGAATGCAATTGTGACCTTTGAGGCATTTTTTGGCATCGTCTATTCTGCTTTAACAACCGGCTTAGCCTTCGCACGCTTCACCAGGCCGACTGCTGGTGTGCGGTTTTCAAAGGTGGCAGTAGTTGGCAATCACGATGGTATTAAAACCTTGAAGTTTCGGGTCGCTAATGATCGAAGTTCCCATATTGTTGAGGCCCAGCTGCGGCTTTGGTTAATTGCCGAGAGCATGACTTCAGAGGGCGAGCGCTACCGTCGATCTGTCGAGCTTGCCTTACATCGCTCTGAAAGTCCGGTCTTTTCTTTAACCTGGACGGCCATGCATAGTGTTGATGAGACGAGCGCCTTAAATGACTATCTGGGCAATAGTGCTCTTAATGGCCGCTGGCACTTACTCATCACCTTTACTGGCTATCACGAGAGCCTTGCAAACCAGGTTTATGCCCGGCATGTTTACTTACCTAGAGATGTCCAGCAAAATGCGACATTTGTCGATATAGTCACGGTTTCGTCAGACGGCGGTCGGATAATTGACCTTTCTAATTTTGAGCAGTGGGTTCCGAATGCATCGGACCGCATAGCAGGGGAGTTTTTATGA
- the metG gene encoding methionine--tRNA ligase, which yields MSSSQRRILVTSALPYANGQIHIGHLVEYVQTDIWVRFQRMRGHEVHYVGADDTHGTPIMLRAEKEGVTPKELIATVWKEHKRDFDNFLISFDNYYTTDSPENEKLAQSIYLKLRDAGLIEKRAIEQAYDPVKEMFLPDRFIKGECPKCGAKDQYGDNCEKCGATYSPTDLKNPFSVVSGATPIKKISDHYFFKLSDPRCEEFLREWTQVKTPLQPEARNKMKEWVGQPGESKLGDWDISRDAPYFGFEIPDAPGKYFYVWLDAPIGYYASFLNYCQAKGLNFDEWVKPDTTTEQYHFIGKDILYFHTLFWPATLKFSGYRTPTNVFAHGFLTVDGEKMSKSRGTLISANSVIECGFNPEWFRYYFATKLNDSMEDLDLNLQDFVARVNSDLLGKYINIASRSAGFLVKRFGGVMSDESMNNPLLKEITASSEKIAELYEGREYAKALRTIMELADMVNGFVDENKPWDIAKDPEREADLQRVCSVTLEAFRMLSLYLKPVIPQVATGAEEFLSLPPQSWSDINTPLSSKNPIKAYKHLMTRVEAPQIEALLAANL from the coding sequence ATGAGTAGCTCCCAGCGTCGCATTCTTGTTACCTCAGCCTTGCCTTACGCCAATGGCCAGATTCACATTGGTCATTTGGTGGAATATGTGCAAACTGATATTTGGGTCCGTTTTCAACGGATGCGCGGTCATGAGGTTCACTATGTTGGCGCTGATGATACCCATGGCACGCCAATCATGTTGCGAGCAGAAAAAGAAGGGGTCACCCCAAAGGAATTAATCGCCACAGTTTGGAAGGAACATAAGCGCGACTTTGATAACTTCCTCATCTCATTTGATAACTACTACACCACCGATAGCCCTGAGAATGAAAAGCTAGCGCAAAGTATCTATCTGAAATTACGTGACGCCGGGCTAATTGAAAAGCGGGCTATCGAACAAGCCTACGATCCAGTTAAAGAGATGTTTTTGCCTGATCGCTTCATTAAAGGCGAATGCCCTAAGTGTGGCGCTAAAGATCAATATGGTGATAACTGTGAAAAATGTGGTGCCACCTACTCACCTACTGATCTGAAGAATCCCTTCTCGGTCGTCAGTGGCGCAACGCCCATCAAAAAGATTTCTGATCACTACTTCTTTAAGTTATCCGATCCGCGCTGCGAAGAGTTCTTGCGTGAGTGGACTCAAGTCAAAACGCCATTGCAACCCGAAGCACGCAACAAAATGAAAGAGTGGGTTGGTCAGCCAGGCGAAAGCAAGCTGGGTGACTGGGACATCTCCCGCGATGCCCCTTATTTCGGCTTTGAAATCCCGGATGCACCCGGCAAGTACTTCTACGTCTGGCTTGACGCTCCAATTGGCTACTACGCTAGCTTCCTCAATTACTGCCAGGCTAAAGGCTTAAACTTTGACGAGTGGGTCAAACCAGATACGACCACCGAGCAATACCATTTCATTGGCAAAGATATTTTGTATTTCCACACCTTGTTCTGGCCGGCTACTCTGAAATTTTCTGGCTATCGCACTCCCACCAATGTATTTGCGCACGGCTTCTTAACCGTTGATGGCGAAAAGATGAGCAAGTCACGTGGCACATTAATCTCTGCCAATAGCGTGATTGAGTGCGGCTTTAATCCCGAGTGGTTCCGCTATTACTTTGCGACCAAACTCAATGACAGTATGGAAGATTTAGATTTAAATCTTCAAGATTTTGTAGCACGCGTGAATAGCGATTTATTAGGCAAATACATCAATATTGCTAGTCGTAGCGCCGGCTTCTTAGTAAAACGTTTTGGCGGTGTTATGTCTGATGAATCCATGAACAATCCCTTGCTAAAAGAAATTACTGCATCTAGTGAAAAGATTGCCGAGCTTTATGAAGGGCGCGAATATGCAAAAGCATTGCGTACGATCATGGAGCTCGCTGACATGGTCAATGGTTTCGTGGATGAAAATAAACCTTGGGACATTGCTAAAGACCCAGAGCGCGAAGCAGATTTGCAACGCGTCTGTAGCGTTACCCTAGAAGCCTTCCGAATGCTTAGCTTGTATCTCAAGCCGGTCATTCCACAAGTTGCCACTGGCGCAGAAGAATTTCTCTCCCTGCCACCGCAATCTTGGAGTGATATCAATACTCCGCTTTCTAGCAAGAACCCAATCAAAGCTTACAAGCACCTCATGACTCGGGTTGAAGCCCCTCAAATTGAGGCTTTGCTGGCTGCAAACTTGTAA